The DNA region ATTGATTGCGTTTACTGTTTTGATATGTTAACCACGGTTTGGACCAATTTGCTTCACGCGGCCGCTCAGGTGTCGCTGTTGACACCTCGCGGGATTCACACGTCCGCAGACTTTCCCACGCACTCTTCCTCCTCGTGCCCCCGGGCTCGCGACACACGCCGTGTGTTCTCTCACTTTAACAAAAGCTCGTGCCGCCGCTTGTCCAACCATTTGGGCACGTGTTGGAGAACAGAAGGCGCAATTATGTGGATGAAATACGTAGACGTCACCTTAAACTTAAAGACTAAAACCAGACGCGAGGGAAAAGGTGGAGAAGCTTCAACAGGAAGGAAACGATGGTGCCGTTGTGACTCAAACACTCAACATTTTAACGTTTCACTTGCAGAATGAAGATGGGGGCGCGTGACGGACGGGGCTTTTGTGGACCCGATACAAATGTGTAGCTACGGGGGCACGCGGGCCTGTGTATGCAAATGGGCGCGTGGCGTGCCTTTGTGGAATCGGATGCGGGGGCAGATGGCGCCGATCGAATATGTGCATATTGTCTGTGCGCACGCGTCCCCCTCGCTCCTCGGGGAGCGGACGCTGCGCGTGCTGAGCAGGTATTCTTGTGTGATGGACGGGCGCGTGCGTCCCGATAATGATCTTTATAACAGAGAAGAGTTTCCAGATAAAACAAGCGGCGTGAAGAGCCTTGTAAAGTACAAATACTATTATGTGTTCTACACGTCTCAGTAAGTACAACTACAAGAAGTCATGTTTACACAGATTAATGATGTCACACCGATGACACTAAAGTGTGACAGCGTGACGACAAAGCGCGTCTTTATCTTTCGGGTGTGGCCTGAGAGCTCACCAACTTCCCTTCGTTGTCGGGATCAGTGTTTACTGTCCGCGTGCTGTTTATATCATATTGTGGCGCTTTGTGTGGAGCTGCCGGAGGACACGCGCGTCTGGAAACAGTGTGGTATGCGGAGCCAGACGGAGCGTGCCTCGTGCCGTGGGTGTGGGATGGGGCGGAGCCACGGGCTCTTATTTTATTAACAGCTGACGGTGATGTGAGTTGGTTGATAGCAACACCTGTGTCACCTGACCTAAGCAGGCTTCCtgctgggtcaaaggtcagatgcTGCTTCCGTCCTGGTGTGACTGTGCCAGAACGCTGAGCTTTTGTGAATGAGAAGCTTTAAACACAGAGCTACAATTATCTCCTCACCAACATCAGCGTCAACTGCAAGCGGGGACCAGAACCTAGAACACAGTTCTGCTCcacaacagctggagctcaacttgtagaacacaacagaacaccaGATGAAGTGGGTGTGCGTGGTCCTCTATATTACTGATCTGTTTTACTTATTGTCTCTTATGATAAGTACTTTGGTTGACATGATGCTGATTTTGAAGtgatatataaataaacctgTTTAAGAGCACCTGTTTCAGGTGCTCTTAAAACAAATAATGATGAGTGTGAGGAAGCGCAGATCAGGATGTGACTCAGTGCttaaagcagcaggatgaataagCTGCGATTTAACCAGAAACAGAGTATGTGTCATCATTATCCCGGTTGTCGGGTCACACACACCCGCGACAAGAGGTTCGACGTGGAGTGTGGCGCTGAAGGTAAGTGGGCGTGGCTTCAGCACGCGACACCGGAACAAAATCGAAAGGAAAAAAGCGGGTTCGTGACTGTAGTTTATTAATGGCTGTTCACCTGAGGACGTGCCTCGCACCTGGACGCTGCCACGGTCGGATTGGCGCGTTTCGGTCGGTGTTTGTGTTGAGTTGTTTTGCAGATGCAGGATTCGATCCAGAGCAGTAGACGTGGAGCCGGTTCGCTCTGCTCGAAGGCCGTTTGGCCGCTGTCGCCTGACAGTTTGTTCGATTGCTCCGCTTAATTGCCCCCCAGCAGTGAAAGGGAATcaaagcgcccccccccccacgctcgcCCCCGTGGAGCCTCCCACGCTCCACACTGTAAGAAATGGGCGTCTGATTCCACCTGCATTCGTCCATTTACATGAAATGGTGTAAAGGTCACCTGCGCAGACCGCGGccggaaacaaacagaaagtagGAGCTGccagaaaagaagaaagactACAACGAAACCGCCCCTGCGCGTCGTCACGTCAGGAAGACGCGTTTCTCAGCAGTAGCACAGCTTGTTCTTCAGGTGGATTTTTTGCAGTGTCCCGCTCgacccccgcctcctcctcctcctcctccaccttctgtaTAAAAGGCGTCCCAGCTGTCGCGGTTCAGAGTTCAGCTTCGACGGGTCCCGCTCTGCTTCTGTTCCTCCAGACCGgcccggctcggctcggctcggctcggcttcGAGACCGGTTCTCCTTCCTAGAACGTTGAGACCTTTATTCCTCCAGGTGAGGCTCCCGTCTCCTGGAGCGCTAGGATTTGGTTCACTTCTGCGTGGAAGCTGCGGTGCCGCTGCCCTGGACGCGCCATGGAGCGTTTCTTGTTGTGCTTTCTGCTGTTTGGATCGGCGCCCACGGTGAGTAGCGCCGCCAGCCACGCTGTAAAGCTCAGGTGATGCGTCGTGGGGTCCTCCTGCGCTGTCCCGAGCTTCTGGCACATGCGTCTTTACGCACGGTGTGCTTTTCATTATGGATGCGCACCCGCTCATTGCGGCTCTGCCCAAAGCCTCAAGCCGCAGATAAGTAACAATGTGACGTGAGCGTAATGTTGCATGTCAACGTGATCGTGCTGTGCGTCAGTGAGCGCCTTGTGCTGCGCGTCCGTCCCTGCGGGTCTGAGCCCTGTTTTCCACCTACTTCAGGTTCTCTCCTCCGGGGTGTTCGAGTTGAAGGTCGAGTCCTTCACCACCTCCCGCGGCGTCTGCAGCTTCCAGCCCCGGGACTGTCGAGTTTTTTTCCGTGCGTGTTTGAAGCACTCCCAGGACGTAATCAACCCGGAGCCGCCGTGCACGTACGGGACAGCGCTCACCGACATCTTCGGTGCCGACTCTATCTCCGTGTCCGAGAGCGCGCCCATCAAGGTTCCCTTTCACTTCAAGTGGCCCGTAAGTAACAGAGTCACACACATTCCTTTGAAAAATTGATTCGCAGTCTGTGTTTACGTGATTTTTAGTTGAACACGCGCCTCACTAATcccacgcacgtgcacacatcTGATTCTGAATTGTCTTGGCATCATTTCAGGGAAATTTCTCCCTGATCCTCGAAGCCTGGAACGCGGAGTCTTCGGGACTAGAGTCTAAAGgtgacctgctgcagtgtctcGGCTCCGCCACCAGGCGGCGCTGCCGCGTTCTCATTGGCGTCTAATACGTCCAGATGTGAACAGCACTTTCGAATTGGGTTGAATGCAATTAACGAACCGTGAGCGGGTTGTGACCAGGTGTTCCTTTGCAGAGAACCAGAACAACCTCCTGGTCCGTGTGGCGACCCGGCGCAGGCTGAGCATCGGAGAGGACTGGTCCCAGGACGCGCACGTGGAGGCGCAGAGCGAGCTGCGCTTCTCGTACCGCGTGGTGTGTGAGGAGCACTACCACGGCGCCGCCTGCGCCGCCTACTGCCGCCCGCGCAACGACACCTTCGGACACTTCACCTGCGACGCGGAGgggcggcgccgctgcctgGAGGGCTGGAGCGGGGAGTACTGCGCTGAGCGTGAGTTCTGCTCCAGTCACCGCACGCGCTCTGAGGGAACGGGTCGCCCCGTTTCACTCTGGGGCTCCTTCGGGGGGTTGTTTTTGTCCAGTGGCCTTGAAATTGTCGCGTCAGGCAGTTGTCGCAGCCACCTCCGGCCCGGTGGCTGCGGAGGACAATCCAAGCTCCTGTGTTTCCACTGCGTGTGCTGGCTCCTTTGTTTGGAGCTCAACAATGGGCCCCctgcggcccggcccggcccggcccggcccgacccgACCCGGCCGCCCGCCCGCTTTAACAGGGACACGCGCTGCAGCCTAATGTGCGCTGCCTTGCGTAAGGAGCGGCAtgtgttgcttttgttgtgcggccagctgcctgctccagcACCCAACACGCACCTGCAGAGCTGGTGTGGGaggcgggccgggccgggccgggccgggcctctGTGATCTCAACCAACCTGAGACACACGTACTAACACTCTCCCCTTTCTCCCTTGACCTCCCATCAGCCATCTGTCCTGGAGGGTGCAGCGACAAGGGCTTCTGCGAGGCCCCGGGCGCCTGCGTGTGTCAGCAGGGCTGGCAGGGCGAGCGCTGCCAGCAGTGCGCGCGCCACCCGGGCTGCCTCCACGGGACCTGCCAGCAGCCCTGGCAGTGCAACTGCCGGGAGGGCTGGGGCGGCCTGTACTGCGACCAAGGTGGGTTCCTGCCCGCCGACGCAGGGTTAAAACCGCACGTCTGCACGTCAACACTCTTAATGACCAGAACTGGCACAAACGTGCTGGGTCGAGGTTCTGTCTGGAGTCCTAATGAAACGGACAGTTCTAAAATCCAGGGCTGACGGCGCGTCATCTGTTTCTTCATTCCAGACCTGAATTACTGCACCAACCACAAGCCGTGCCAGAACGGCGCCTCGTGCACCAACACGGGCCAGGGCAGCTACACGTGCGCCTGCCGGCCCGGCTTCGCCGGCGTCAACTGTGAGGTCCAGAGCAACGAGTGCGACAGCGGCCCCTGCAGGAACGGCGGCAGCTGCACAGTAAGTgggcgccggcggcgccgctggcGAGCGGGTGAGGGCAGGCGTCTCACCCGGCCTCCGTGTCCCCCCAGGACCTGCAGAGCGACTACTCGTGCGCGTGCCCTCAGGGCTTCTACGGGAAGAACTGCGAGGTCAGCGCCATGACGTGCGCCGACGGGCCCTGCTTCAACGGagggagctgcctggagggcggcgccggcggctaCAGCTGCCGCTG from Betta splendens chromosome 13, fBetSpl5.4, whole genome shotgun sequence includes:
- the dlc gene encoding delta-like protein C, with protein sequence MERFLLCFLLFGSAPTVLSSGVFELKVESFTTSRGVCSFQPRDCRVFFRACLKHSQDVINPEPPCTYGTALTDIFGADSISVSESAPIKVPFHFKWPGNFSLILEAWNAESSGLESKENQNNLLVRVATRRRLSIGEDWSQDAHVEAQSELRFSYRVVCEEHYHGAACAAYCRPRNDTFGHFTCDAEGRRRCLEGWSGEYCAEPICPGGCSDKGFCEAPGACVCQQGWQGERCQQCARHPGCLHGTCQQPWQCNCREGWGGLYCDQDLNYCTNHKPCQNGASCTNTGQGSYTCACRPGFAGVNCEVQSNECDSGPCRNGGSCTDLQSDYSCACPQGFYGKNCEVSAMTCADGPCFNGGSCLEGGAGGYSCRCPHGFTGSNCERRTDRCSSSPCANGAQCLDLGSRVVCRCRPGFTGPRCDTSMGACASHPCRNAGTCEERGSDFACSCALGFEGKDCSTRTCERFPCSNGGTCFTLFTGPVCRCPPGFTGARCEAAPRTTSTSSSSTTTAALPPPVTPPPALIAAIVFGSVTLVLLVCAAAHVLRQLRRGRELRALSTSVKNDLEMVNNRSAVVGGGGPNKGLPGAALSLKEKEAFLNSAGPLKVSNKDAALAEKGGNSMALFKNKMADCNLVKEEQHLDKNTFEHKKCDSFVVVPPRWDSVYHPVFIIPEQMEQRVFATEV